Proteins encoded together in one Porites lutea chromosome 2, jaPorLute2.1, whole genome shotgun sequence window:
- the LOC140928145 gene encoding contactin-associated protein like 5-3-like, with protein MDLRKNIKLLLIFLAVASMRLHASHVKLRGRQFMTYKLESGENSRQTVVKLRFQTIHPNGLFLYSKGTKTDEYLQLDLFHGQVRYQAYIGGIHKHGKVKILDANKELNDGEWHNVTLVQRGRTAILEVDKLRSSKIVQTDYQDLHLDGNIFIGGMRSSDYKIHRPESRNFSGCIEDLTFRGANLIRKAETKRPEVSVYGNINVAFKCEELDYRVVTLPNPNTGYRVTVRKLHADNDTFSTSFYFRTYIKQGLLLSRSAIKVKLNLRLSHGTLIYNLMAPNGSRTTLKLGSELDDGEWHKVNASVRGREVRLQLDEKIRTEPLNQSRPLMLDFANKSRLKIFLGAFEERDFPGFVGCVYNLQIDSHRITINNLKSKSGKHTNKYLRNTCRLQNRCQPNPCKNRGICTQTWDRFYCNCKYTVFEGERCDISIYKATCEYYKAMGLEKSALCLLDSVGGGTPYTAYCNLTRDAAKTTIRHDKMTKTRVGDGIMKGSDYLHEITYSIGMEQIEKLIRKSSKCRQHVRFHCFQSKLLNSPNGPPHALWLSRDSERQNYWGGAEPGSEKCACGMSDPPTCAGTGKFCNCDNKDRIWQVDEGYLTDKNALPVTALVFNSKSERSDFTVGPLECWGGLDKYKISMIQPQQSGMATDNPLEKGCPNDPKPTEAINITTSLSSTNKVSTPKTTCTTSPTSKPNATTTAPYPKTPAKEIQSSLSPKEFTVDNGTGELSTIAIVMISGALVVIVLLSMKLGLPRVIMCVRTHSKRGEYIVPPTGSGGYPARLFPLVAKRASLRGKQLTQYSVNDKHVEGNTTSGINSYWV; from the exons ATGGATCtaaggaaaaatataaagttATTGTTGATTTTCCTCGCAGTTGCCTCGATGAGATTACACGCTTCTCACGTGAAATTAAGAGGCCGACAATTTATGACTTACAAACTAGAATCTGGTGAAAACTCCAGACAGACTGTTGTTAAATTGCGATTCCAAACCATTCATCCAAACGGTCTTTTTTTGTATTCCAAAGGAACTAAAACTGATGAGTACCTTCAGCTTGACCTCTTTCATGGACAAGTGCG TTATCAAGCATATATTGGAGGCATCCACAAACATGGAAAGGTGAAAATATTAGACGCAAATAAGGAGTTGAACGACGGCGAATGGCACAATGTCACCTTAGTACAACGTGGAAGAACTGCTATTCTTGAGGTGGATAAGTTGCGAAGCTCAAAAATCGTTCAAACAGACTACCAAGATCTTCACCTCGACGGCAACATTTTCATTGGTGGAATGAGGTCTTCCGACTACAAGATCCACCGTCCTGAGAGCCGTAATTTTAGCGGGTGCATTGAAGACCTTACATTTCGTGGTGCAAACCTGATCAGAAAGGCTGAAACCAAACGTCCAGAGGTCAGTGTGTACGGGAATATTAATGTGGCATTTAAGTGCGAGGAACTCGATTATAGGGTAGTAACACTTCCGAATCCGAACACAGGCTATCGAGTGACTGTACGTAAGTTACACGCAGACAACGACACATTTTCAACGAGTTTTTACTTTCGTACATACATAAAACAAGGCCTTCTGTTGTCACGAAGCGCGATTAAGGTCAAGTTAAATTTGCGATTGTCACATGGCACTTTGATTTATAATCTTATGGCTCCAAACGGATCAAGGACAACATTAAAACTGGGTTCTGAACTTGACGATGGAGAATGGCATAAAGTCAACGCTAGTGTCAGAGGGCGAGAAGTTCGCTTGCAACTCGACGAGAAAATCCGGACAGAACCTTTGAACCAATCACGGCCTTTAATGCTGGACTTCGCAAATAAATCTCGCCTGAAAATATTTCTTGGTGCCTTTGAAGAGAGAGATTTTCCCGGTTTTGTTGGGTGCGTTTACAACTTACAGATAGACAGTCATAGGATTACAATAAATAATCTCAAGAGTAAAAGCGGCAAACACACTAATAAATATTTGCGAAACACTTGCCGCCTACAGAATCGCTGCCAGCCGAATCCGTGTAAAAACCGAGGCATATGTACACAGACTTGGGACAGGTTCTACTGTAATTGTAAATACACCGTATTTGAAGGGGAACGATGCGATATTTCCATTTACAAGGCCACATGCGAATATTACAAAGCCATGGGGTTGGAGAAAAGTGCTTTGTGTTTGCTTGACTCAGTAGGTGGTGGAACGCCATATACAGCATATTGTAATTTAACCCGGGATGCCGCAAAAACGACAATACGTCACGATAAAATGACTAAAACGAGAGTAGGAGATGGGATTATGAAAGGATCTGATTATCTACATGAAATAACGTACTCCATTGGCATGGAACAAATTGAAAAACTAATTAGGAAAAGCAGCAAATGTCGCCAACATGTTAGGTTTCATTGCTTCCAATCTAAGCTTCTAAATTCGCCCAATGGGCCTCCTCACGCGTTGTGGCTGTCACGTGACTCGGAGAGACAAAACTATTGGGGCGGAGCAGAACCCGGAAGTGAAAAATGCGCGTGCGGAATGTCTGACCCGCCGACTTGTGCGGGTACCGGTAAATTTTGCAATTGTGACAACAAGGACAGAATATGGCAAGTGGATGAAGGATATTTGACAGATAAAAACGCTCTTCCCGTCACTGCTCTGGTATTTAACTCCAAAAGCGAGAGATCTGACTTCACAGTAGGTCCACTGGAATGTTGGGGAGGTTTAGATAAATATAAAATTTCCATGATACAACCCCAGCAGAGTGGAATGGCGACTGATAATCCATTAGAGAAAGGTTGTCCGAATGATCCGAAACCAACGGAAGCGATCAACATCACGACTTCTCTTAGCTCCACCAATAAAGTTTCCACACCGAAAACCACCTGCACAACATCCCCAACCTCCAAGCCAAATGCTACCACGACAGCTCCCTATCCTAAAACGCCTGCAAAAGAAATACAAAGCTCACTATCGCCAAAAGAATTCACTGTAGATAACGGAACCGGAGAATTGTCTACCATCGCTATCGTAATGATTTCCGGCGCTTTAGTAGTTATTGTTCTATTATCCATGAAATTAGGTCTTCCTCGCGTTATTATGTGTGTTCGAACGCACAGTAAGCGTGGCGAGTACATTGTCCCACCGACCGGCTCTGGTGGATATCCAGCAAGATTATTTCCGCTGGTAGCCAAACGTGCGTCACTACGGGGGAAGCAGTTAACACAGTACAGCGTAAATGACAAACATGTAGAGGGCAACACGACAAGTGGAATCAATTCATACTGGGTGTGA